Part of the Myxococcales bacterium genome is shown below.
TTTAGGTGAGGTGTAAAACAGAGGATGCTATTTTATGGCTAGTTAACGTACACAACGCACAGCTTTGTCGCCACCAATGTTGCTACTGTAAACGTTGCCGTAGCCAAAGTAGATATACCACGCGCCGTCGTCATCGTCCCCACACTCCGAGGACGACCAATACACACTGCAGTCGCCTTCCATTTGTGAAGGCCAATAGCATCCACCCGCTGGACCGCCGCCGTTTGAACAACCCCCGCACGGGCTGTTATAACAGTTTGAATAATCCAGACAAGTGTCTGTAACATCGCAGTCACCACCAGTTTCGGTGTCGTCACATCCCCGAATAAGGCTCCGAAGTTCCGAGATTGTCGGCAACCGCCAATCGTTGTGCCCCGCAAGACTCAAACCCTGGCAATGGCTTTTCGCCAGATTCCAGTTCATATTCCCACCCGTGGGAGAAACTTGCCACTTAAGGCCGGAAGATGAATCCGTCCACACATCACCACTGATCGCGTCATCGTCGTCGCCGGCATTGTTATCGCTAGTGTCGTCATCATCGCCCGTGTCGTCCTCGTCGTTGCCAGCGTCATCATCGTTGTCATCGTCGTCATCGTCGTCATCGTCGTCGTCATCACTGCAGCCGCAACCGCCGAGAACGAGCCCAAACATTAAACACGCGAGAATGAAAACGATCGCACAAAAAGAAACGGTCTTCATTGTGGTCTCCGAAATCATAAATAAATCCGACACAAAGCTAGCACGGTACGTGAAAACCATCTACCGCTTTTTCTTCTTGAATGCCGCGTTTCCTACTCCACGTGGGAGTCGAACTCTGCCACGTACCCCGTTCTGTAAGTACCTGATAAATAAGCAGTCTCATCTTTGTGACGAGTTGGCCGAAGTCACAAAGATTCAGAGAAAGAGAACGAGAAAGCGCCTTTTTCACGCAAAATGTGGGGTATTGGGACTGAACTCGTCACAGTGAAAGCGGTTCGCTCGCGCTGGCCGGAGCGCCGAACACCTTGATTTTCATAAAAATAAACGACAGGCCGAGTCCCTTATGAGGATCGGCCTGTTCTTGTCGGAGCAAGGTTAGAAAAAAAGAAGTGGTGGAGGCGGCGGGTGAGGAAAATAGTACAACTCCACCGCGAACCTACCGTAAGGTATGGAAATACCAGGCCAAACGTCCTGTGAAGGCCGATCGAAGTCCCGGAACGGATTCGTAGAATTGAGCCGAGGTGCTTGTCGCTCTGGTAGGGCAATCGGCGATGAAGTAGGAATAATTTACAAAGACAATGAGCAAGCAGACGATGAATACCATCCCGATCGCCATGATTCGTGAAGTGGAAGAAGCTGATCGTTCCATCAGTGTCACAGAGAATGGCGTCGAAATGGACGTCACGGCCTGGACGAGCGGCATTGAAAAGCGTTTTGATTCCGACGCGATTTCCTTTAGGCTAGTTCACGAAATCAGTCCACCGAACAAGAGGTATCGATGAAGACGTTCTCTTTGTTGGTGCTCTTAGCGGTGCTGGGTCTAGGCGTCGGCTTGGCGCTTTCCTGTTCGTCGAGCGGTAGCGGCGATGACGACTCCAGCAGCGATGATGACGCCGTTGACGACGACACGACCGCCGACGACGACACCGACGATGACGATGTCGACGACGACGACAGCACCGTCACTCCCTACCCCGAATCCTGCGCGAACGGTCCCGTTTTTTCGTTCGATCTCGCGAGCCGGCCGATGGTTGTCCCCTTCCCCAACGACCTCTATACGATCGAGGATGCGCAATCTCGAACAGGGCGGAGAGTCCACATTGATGAGGATACGGCACGCCCCATCGGAGCCATGGCCGCTGTCCGCCCGTTGAAATTTCTGATCGACGCCTTCAATGACTTGAACGGTTTCTCGACCCTCGCGGATATTTATCTGCCGACCGGTGAGGAACCCGCCTGGGCGACGCTCCCCGATTTGACCGGACCATCCGGCGAGGACGGCGTTTTTCTGATGGCGGACGACCCGGGCAGCTCAGCTGACGGCTTGTTCGTTCCCTTGAAATTCGACTTTCGGTCGCCGGATTTGCACCTGACTCCGTGGTTTCCCTTGAAGGAAAACACCCATTACATCCTCGTCGCCACGCGCGGTCTCGCCCCCCAGGGCAGATGTTACCAAGCCTCGGAGTCGATGCGGGAAATCTGGCGGGCATGGATTGATGGAACCGCGGATGAAACAACCGAGCGTTATCGAGCCGCGCTGACGCGCCTCGATGGGCTGGGCGTCCCGCCCGATCAAATCCTTTCCATCGCGGATTTCACCACGGGCTGGATCACGCGCGATCTGGAAGCGGCCGTGGGAAAATTGGACACATTGTTCGAGTCTTCTCCTTCCGCTTTCAGGGATTGGGAAATCGTGCCGGATGGCGATCCGAGTCTTTGGGCTACGGCGCACGCGGTCTTCGATGTACCCATTTTCAAACCGGACGGCGAGCCATGGGCCTTCGACTCAAACGGGACTCCGATCGTCGACCACTACGAAACGTTGCGTGCCTATTTCACCATTCCCGCAGCAGAGGCGACTCCCGGCGGCCAGCCGTATCCCATCGTTATCTTTGAGCACGGCATCATGAGCGACATGCACGAACTGCGTCCGCCGTTCACGACCGAAATCGCCCGGCGCGGATTTGCGATGATCGCCATCGACGCCATCTGCCACGGCGACCGCCTGCCTCCCGGTACCGGCGAGGTCGGCCAGTTGCTGTGCTTCTTCGACATTTTTCATCCCGGAGCCATGCGGGATAATTTCCGGGAGACCGCCTCGAATTTCGTGTGGTTGACCCGCGCTGTTGCCACGCTGAAGGATGTGGACCTGGACGGTAACGGAACCCCCGATTTCGACACGACCAGGATTTACGGTGTCGGTTCGTCCTTCGGCTCGGGGATGGGCGGCATGTCAGCCTCTGTGGATCGCAACGTGGAAGCACAAGTGCTGAACGCGTCGGGCGCCAAGCTGACGAACGTTCTGGTGGACGGGGGTGCCGCCCCCGTCTTTCTGGTCATCTCCCTGATTGAAAAACTGCTTCTGCCGGAAGAACCGATCACCGATTTCATCCGGATCCTGATGGATCTACTTCAGTCGATCCTCGACCCTGCGGACCCCGCCAATTACGTAATGCATGCAATCGATGATCCCCTGGAAATCATGGAAGGCCATCAACCCCAGATATTGCAGCAAAGTGGGGCTTTCGATGAAGAGATCGGGGGGCCGTCCGGCGGGTGGCTGTGCCGCGCGGGCGGGTGGCCGCAAATGATCCCCTATGTCTGGGACGCGGGCGTTCCCCACGTCACCGCCCCGTACGAGGGTTCCGCCTTTTATCAATTCGACACCTCGGAGCACCACCTGATTTTCGATGACGATCCCTTGAGCCCGGCGACCCGCGAGCAGATTTTTCATTTTCTCGAAACACACTTCAACACCGGCATCGGGGAGATCATCGACCCACTGGCAACGGACACGGGATTCTAGGCTATACGCTAGAAACGCGAGTCGCCCCGAGGTGGGGCCACATGGCAGAAAGACAATCCTTTTTAGAGAAAGTTGGCGGTACAAACGTTACTGGCATCGAAATGCCGGGGATTTTAGGCGGGAACGTCGATTGGCTAGCTCATTAATATATGGGTATTTTCAGATGCTGTCTTTTCAACATCCGCATCCGCTACCGTTATCGTCGTCGTCTCCTCCAGACGACCCGCCATCATCGTCCGTCTGATCATCATCCGCGACATCGTCGTCCGCGCCGTCGTCATCGTTATCATCGTCATCATCGTCATCATCGTCGGCAGGCGGCTGAAGACGAGCGCGGATCGCAATGTCTCGCGTAAACGAAGGGAGTTGAAGCGCAAAGGTCTGACCGAGTTCGCGTGTTTCGATGGTCACCTCGCCGTTAAAAGTGTTCCAGAATTCGATCCGCCAGACGCCGCCGGGCAGGGAGTCGATGGTTGCGACCGCGCCCTTAATAGCGGGCGGTTCAGCTTGTAGCCAATTGCTGCGGCGGTCGTGCACCCAGAAAATCGCCTTGGGCTCCGAGTCGTTGCCGAGCAGGCCGATAACCTGGAGCGGGGATCCGTTGGGGGTGGTCAGTTGGATGCCGTGAAGGACGTTGTGGTAGTCGGACATGCGGTCGGCGGCGACAAAGGCCGCGGGCGCGGCGTTGAGGTACCAAAGATCGTTCGGGTCCAAAACCGTATCCCACCACCAGTTCATTGCTCCGCCGGCGTATCCCGATAGAAGCGCCGCCCAGATGCCGTTGTGCCAATTGATGCCGGCGGTGTCCTGCCGGTCGAATTGGCTGTTGACGTCGATGCCGTATTCGGCCATGACGACCGGACGCCCGTTGGCAAACCACGGCTTTCGAAGAAGCCACACCCCTGGCGTGAAACCCAGCAGGTATTCGTGGCGGTTGTAAAAATCCAGCGTATGGCTTTGGTGGTCCGGTTCAAATTGATACGGTTCCATGGAACTGTCGGTGACAAGGTGATGGTAGACATCTTGCGCCGTGATCAGGGCGACCTTTCGCAAACGCCATGGATTGACAATCCATGGGTGGTAGCCGCCGATCCCATTGACCTCATTCCATAATTCCCAGGCAAGCACGGAGCGATAAGCCCCGTATCGCGCCAGAATGTAGCGCGTTTTTTGATCCCACAGTCTCGAGCACGTTTCGTCGGTGAAAAACTCCATCGCGGTGGCAATCGGCCCGCCGTTGGAGAGGTTGTAGGGATTGTCATTCCAGCTCGACCAGGTGCCCGTGTTGAACTGTGAGGCTTGGTGGAAAACCAGTTGCACGTAGATACCTAATTCCTCGGCGATTCGCAGCATCTCATCGAACTTCCAAGCCATCGCCAGGCTGTAGCGTCCCAGGCCTTCGAACTGGCCCGACCAATGGTTTTCGTTCCATTCGAGTATCTGGGGGCCCGTTTCGGTCATCCACAGACGCGACCAGTTGCCGCCCTCGGCGGCCATCCGCTGCCACCAGGTTTCCGTTGAAAACGATCCGCCGTCATAGGCCCAGCAGACGTTTGCGCCCAGCGGTATGTATTGGGAGCCATCGTCGAAAGAGAAATAGCGAGGGTTTTGAGCGTCCACGCGCACGAAGCCGGAGGTAAGCGGCGAAGTGGCGTTAAAATCAAATGGACCGGTTACGCTTTGGCCCGAAGCGTCGGTGACGGAAAGAGTCAGGGTGTAATGGCCTTCTTCCATCGGCGAAAAACGCACCATCCATTCGGGTTCACTCACCGCGACAAGCTGCTCGCGACCGTCAACAAGTTCTCTTGTGTATGGCTGGTAGTAAAAACCAAAGACGGTCAACGTAATACCGCCTGGAGTTTCGATCAGCGCACGGACGTCGACTTCATCGGGGTCAAAGGGATTCGCATAAGCGGCATCAATCGTGAAGGTGACTTCCAGCCGATTATAAACCGGTACCGAATCGGCGGAAAATTCAACACCGGCAATGGTGGAAGCATCAGCCGGAAGAGCAGTCAGTGTAAGAGAAACCAACAGAAGCGCAAAAACGGCGGTGCGCCATTGATTAGTTTGTACGTAGGGTCCCCGAAGTCGAGCGGGTTTAAACGGCATTTATCGTGATCCATTCGGTTTCGACCGCGGACGGCGTTCGACGGTCGAGCGCCGAGTGGATACGGTCTTCGTTGTACCAGCGGACATAGTGGTTGATGGCCCCATGCCTCGTCAATTGAAATTATTGCTATCCCTCAGTGAAAAGAAATAATGAGTTGCTTTTTCCCAAACAAGACGGCCCTTCGGCCTGCCGGCGACAAGCGCGCCGAGGCCGGGCGGTGGCAGTCGAGAGAAGGCTTCCGGAGAGAGATTCTATCGGGAAGCATGGCCCCCTTTGCGCCGGCGCCGGAAAGCCAAGTAAAGGTATCGTTCGCCTCTACAGGGGTCATTTGCACTCGGTTAGGATGGCTATCGTTTATTGCGGCTGGAATGTCAGGCGTTGTGCGCCAGGGACGGAATTTCCGCCTCTTGATCCGGGTTGTAGCGGAAGGCGCGGACCCGGGCGCGGAACTTGTCCAATTCTTCCTGATCGGACGACAGCCACTCGATTTTACCGAGCGAGCGGCGGAAGTTGTCGCGGTCGTAGCGGGCGCCGACTTCCGCGACGTAGGCGCGGGTCAGTTCGACCGAGACTTGATGCCGGAACTGTTCGGCGACGGTGCCGAAGCCCAGGAAGAAATGGTGCAGCAGCGTCGGGCTGTAATGCCGCCGCGCCGCGCGCGGCAGCGAACGGCAATGCATCGGTTGCGCATCGCCGGCCCGGCAGAGGCCGGCGTCGAAAAAGGCGCACCCGGATTGCTGTTTGAGTTGCAGCAAACCGTCGGCGCTCGGTTCGGGATCGACGAAATCGGCGAAGAAATCGGCCAGGCCGACGCCGGCCACCTCGGCCAGCCGCTGAACATCGTCGAGGGTCACCAGCGGTTGCGCGGCCATCCGTCCCTCGGAATTGCAGTTCACGCAAACGTGCCCGGCATTCGCCGCGACGCCGGCGTCTTGGACAAACGGCTGATCGGGCAGGGTGTTGTGGTAGATCGAATCGATCGCCCGGCGGTAATCGGCCCGGTGCCAACGCGGCCCGTTTTTACGCAGGTAGGCGCTGGTGATGGCCGCCGCGAAAGTATGGCCCCATAACTGGACCTGACTGGCGGGGGTGTCCTCGAAGGCGGTCCAGGGGATGATGTCGGAAGCCTCGCCGTAACGGCAATTGTAAAACCGACAGGCGATCGGTTTGGCCGCTTCGACCGAGCAGAGATTGTCCGGTTGCAGAAACACGCAGGCGCCGTCCGACCGCCGGCGCATCACCAGAAGCCGCGACTGCGCGGTTTTTTCGCTGTCGACAACATCCTCGAAGACTTGGCGGTCCGCCTGGCCGCGCTGTATGGCGATCCGGTGGATATCCAGCAGAGTCACGGAAATTTCAAAATGACAGCATTTTCCGCACTTCCGGCAGCCGTCGTTCCGAGCGTTCATCCTGTACCCCCCCAGCCCGCTCGGGCTTTCGCGCCTGACCTTAGTAGGGTGCATTCCCATATTGCTTAATAATTTGATCGGCACCTGATACGATCAAATTAAGCATTTTTCACGCGATTCAAAATGAAAACCGATAATTATTCGGCGCCTCATAATCGTAGACAACTATTTGCAATGACTAGATAAATTGGCATTCATCCACAAAGAGTGGGATTTATTTCACCGTTGCGTTAATTACTTGGAAAAGAAAAAGAGCATAGATTATCAACGGAAATGCCGGAGGAATAACATGAACGCCAATTGCCCTGAAACGGGCAAAACAACCTCCCTATTTGGCGCTTTTCCCTATCCGCGAACTATGAAAGGATAGGCCATTCGAAAATCGGTGAAAAAGGAGTTCCGGGAAGCGTCTGATGGCCGTTCGACCGTCGCCAAATCATGCCGATTTTTCCAGTCGATCCGCCGCCTGGATCCTCCTCGCCGTGGTGTTTTTCTATCATGCCGCCGGCAACTCCGCGTTCTTCCTGATCGACCGGCGACCGGCCAATTACAACGAGTTATCGCACGTCATCGGCGCGATCGAATACCTGAACCGCCTCGTCGACGAAAAAGACCCCTATGCGGCCTCGTTGCATGCTTTCACCGGTTATCCGCCGATCGGCGCCGTCGCCTCCCTGGCTTACGCCGTCGGCGGCCGGCACCATCTTTCCGCGCGGTTTAGCCAACTCCTTTTTTCATTGATCCTGAGCGCAAGTGTCTATCTGCTGGGGCGCGCTTTGTTCGACCGGCGCACCGGCGTGCTGGCCGTTTTCCTGTTATTGACCTCGCCGGCCGCCTGCGACCTGTCGCGCCAATACCTGCTGGAGTGGCCGCTGACCGCGATCGCCGCCCTGGCCGCTTATT
Proteins encoded:
- a CDS encoding DUF1566 domain-containing protein; its protein translation is MKTVSFCAIVFILACLMFGLVLGGCGCSDDDDDDDDDDDDNDDDAGNDEDDTGDDDDTSDNNAGDDDDAISGDVWTDSSSGLKWQVSPTGGNMNWNLAKSHCQGLSLAGHNDWRLPTISELRSLIRGCDDTETGGDCDVTDTCLDYSNCYNSPCGGCSNGGGPAGGCYWPSQMEGDCSVYWSSSECGDDDDGAWYIYFGYGNVYSSNIGGDKAVRCVR
- a CDS encoding YkgJ family cysteine cluster protein, which codes for MNARNDGCRKCGKCCHFEISVTLLDIHRIAIQRGQADRQVFEDVVDSEKTAQSRLLVMRRRSDGACVFLQPDNLCSVEAAKPIACRFYNCRYGEASDIIPWTAFEDTPASQVQLWGHTFAAAITSAYLRKNGPRWHRADYRRAIDSIYHNTLPDQPFVQDAGVAANAGHVCVNCNSEGRMAAQPLVTLDDVQRLAEVAGVGLADFFADFVDPEPSADGLLQLKQQSGCAFFDAGLCRAGDAQPMHCRSLPRAARRHYSPTLLHHFFLGFGTVAEQFRHQVSVELTRAYVAEVGARYDRDNFRRSLGKIEWLSSDQEELDKFRARVRAFRYNPDQEAEIPSLAHNA